Genomic window (Manduca sexta isolate Smith_Timp_Sample1 chromosome 26, JHU_Msex_v1.0, whole genome shotgun sequence):
TCCACCTGTACAACGCCAATGCcacctattaaaaaaattcataaaatatttcattatttcccacgggaacaaattaccgggataaaaatagcctatattaATCTGCGAATTAACCTATCAGTGTGcctaattttatccaaatccgttcacctgtttctgcgtttacttctaacaaacaccgaaacattttcataaacactcattattataatattagttagataaGACCATTATTTacctctatttatttaatttctgtgGGTTACTGGTGGAGTTTCTCTCGGGTTACCATACGTCCATGTTTTTGtatctatactatattttatttgtgccTTACCTTGATACTAATGAAAGGTTGGGTGAACCAAcgcctataaattatttaaaagtctAATCTATAATTACCCCTAACATTCAAAATTtcatactttaaataataaatcatcgATTTCACgtttagttctaaaaatagttaaatatctGTTTAAGAAGTCACATTTCATAATATTCTCGGAATTCTTTTAGTACCAATGGTTTTGCAACGATACAGACATAATATTCGTTTTAATCTCAAAATGTTtgccatattaaaatatattatgattttattaaaaaatatttagtaccacatcatgggacggaacacacttgacgaaaagtgggtgccttagttgctcctctgcataccccttcggggataaatgcgtgatgtgtgtgtggcAGGTACCGCATGAGTGCAAGCAGCTCAAGACCAGGATAGTTGGCGCATACTTGGGAGGTCTACATTCGACAGTGGATGTCAGTCCGCTGATTGGCATTGGCATAATCTTTGtccaaactatattttattttggtttcagACGCCAGGCGATATGTAGACGTCAACTTTCCAGTTGGTTATTCTAGCAATTCGTGAGCCACAGTAGTTAAGATATGCATTTCAACCATCTACAAgtcgtataaattaaatatacctaaaataaatattcatataattctatatattttgattaattaagtTCTTCCttcagatatttatttaattataacaaagtgctctaagattatatagcgcggacattgagaagattgtcatacaaaaattttgcgcttttgtgatggttactcaatctaccgcaAAATAggaaaacatcaatgtaaaatacttcatattttttccatgtcatcaatcacatttttttaatgcgaatattagctagcccattgaaatgttacatgagctttgcgTTTTTTAGGGATATgtgtcataatttgtagcaaacaatttgctacaaattatgactttacaaattTTTCGTAAGatgcatagtttccgagatatcgtgaaaaaagtgttttcacccctttttccaagatggcggccggggacAAGGGTGCCGATCCCACAAACTTGAGGCTAAgtttctattgaccccccacacatgccccaaaaataaaattgcgtcctctaacaaatgcaatattcggtccttaaattgtaacatttcaatggactaagcatattttctgtaaatttactatttttgtataaatatctaCAGATgctgtcatacggacatttcaaatcaGACagtgacttattaccaattactAATTGGCAAAAATTTGGcttgatgtccggtctataactaactataaagtttaatgttttttaattaaaatgaattttgttttaccGTCTTTGCCTTGAATGGAAAAGTCAATgcttttcatttaaaaacaagcTTTTAATTACGGTCCCGCCCGTTTTAAACCTctaactaatttattaataaactaaccTCTTGTAGTGGATTTAAGGGGCGTTGCAAAAAGTAATGCTAATGTTTAAAGTCGACTTTATTttcaagatattaaaaaataacaaattatattaacatacttAAGTAAGGCAGTTAATTTGGCTAGCAATTAAAACAGTCGATGGTCAATGTGGTTCACTGTGGAGGAGTTCATCTCCTGGAGGGCACCTTGGGGATGGAGTCTCCCTCCGCGTGGTAGCCGGTCTCATCGGCGTAGTATTTGATGACCTGCGGGTTGCCGTCGGGGTCGACGTATGAATATTGTCCACGGACTACAACCACACTGTGGGGTTTGTTTTCTTCGTCTAGAGCTTCTTTAACCTCTCCAGTTTCATCACGCGATATGCCATCCTCTGTGTCGAACCTGGGAATAACAATTAAGATCGTAAAAACTACATGTTTGTAAAGAAAGTatcatttaaaactttaataaaaggaaatattGTGTTGGTTCTAAATGCAGAAACCGCATTGAGCTTCGCCTCGTAAGAAAATTAcctatttttgtattaaaagaaCTGCAATAAACCAATAATCGTACCCGAAGACGTAGCTGCCCTCAGGCTTCTGATCAAACTCTGAGCGAAGAATCTTCGGGGGCTCTGGTTCGTTGGCGACAACAACTGCCGCAAGTGCCAAAGTAACGAGGATAATCtgtgaagaaataaattatacacgattaaattcaataacaatgcggttaaaaacaaaaatattactaattataatactaattacaacaataaaatagtCACTATATGTAATCATTTTCATTCGGTATTTATCACCTAATATAAGATGTGTACCTGACACACAAAACTCGTGCGCCATACATATTGATATGAAACGGATGCTCAAAGTTATTTACTCGTGGGAGGGCCTTAAGATTAGTAGCtctctaaaattaaatttactccCAGGATATCCAATGGACACATAACATAGACGATatagcaataatattaaatcgcactgtaaacaattttaacattGACGCTAAGAAATCAgctaaaatgcttttaaaaaaatgatataaaccATGCTGACGTATTTTAATGatcaattacaatatttttttttataaaactttaacaaTTGCCACCCAACCGCTATAACCAGTAATATGCGCTATTTAAAAGTGAATGATGATCAATCAGCTATTTTACAAGAAGGTTAATCAATggtcaaaattgttttatacaaCAGACATTCTGCACAGATAAAACGCAATACACCGGCATAACAAAGAACTAGCAATAAGCCCCGTcatttgaaagatattgtagctTTTCCGCCTAACGAGTTGCCTAGGAATTTACGTACCTTGATCTCTGGTTGTATAAATGAACATAAACTACACGTCTTTATTAGAGAATACTTTAGCAGTCCATATAAAGGTTGAAATCCAACAACACtgcgtaatgatttcttatgtttacgcgaatgttagacattaaaattaaactattattcagattttatcgtggtttatatattttaatttctctttctttctcccgacttttcgaagactttgcagacttCTTGATCACGGGGCGGAATGAGGTGTCTAACACTGCGTAGTTAGCCTACAGTCCACACTGTGTAACTTGCGTATCAACAACACGTCATCACTCGGTAACTTTTACTTCTTCGCAGATGTCATCCGAGTGCGATCCGGCAATAAACGCCCAGCAAAGAGCTTGCCCGTGAGTCTTACGGAAGCTTCAGCTTAACCAAAAACCGATCAAGAAATCCTGAGATTCCGCATTTCCGTTCAAATATCTCAGATGGTAATATAGAATTCACTTAAATCCTAAACATAAAGATTCAATACAACGCAAATCCAACGCAGCACTTTGGGGCAGCAACATCCGCCACAACACGCAGTATCGTCGTCCTGAATAAGACGCTAAGATATTTTACAACTAATGTACTTTAACAACTTAGCACACGTACCAATTTCATTTTGGTGTAGTTTGGTTAATGTCGGTTTGCACTTGATGAGCAACTGATGCCTGAGCACTCATGGCCGGATCTTTTATATAATTCTCCTGACCTAGCGGCCtctatagatttatattttgttgtattatttgcCTATTATAAGACTATTACTGTTGGCTAGTTTGTTTTTACATACCACcgaataagaaataaaacgtattttgttttaataatatcttgaACCTATGCTTTCGGTAATAACAAAGAATTATATTGAATTGATAAGTGCTTTGGGatgatttaaataagtattttatatttataaatcaataatggATCCCATAATGACATAAAGTGCGACCTTTATCCCATATTGCACTCAAAATGTCGAATATACTCGTACctgttacatacatacatagcaccAACCCTTGTACCTTtgcaggggtaggcagaaataTAATACATCCACATTTCACCAGTTATTTTAAGTCCCACGTGACATGGagtagtttattgttttttaccgGGTTCAACTCCAGACTTCATGCTGATACTGGATAAAAAAAACCCAAACACAAGCcgacctgggcccttattctgtatgatagtgtaaacgcgtaacgcggccgtgtcatgttatcttcgagaaatgtgcgtggaatggtattctgtaagccaaatttctatagtcctaaacatgatgcgttgtgttacgtgcttgttacgcactattaaaataacgtgcgggatagagaataagggccctgggatACGAATGCGATAAACGTAACGCGTACGCAATGCAACCACGCGACCAAGGCAGTgtgttaattacaatatttgataCACAACATATTAACTGATCTGGAACAACCATTAACCAATTTCGAAACATTTCCTTGCTCAAAGTCGATACACGCACGTAAGAAACGAAGAGAGTATGTACGCCTCGTACTTATTAAAGTCCCCATGACTAGagcattttctttatttgtctACCTGTCTATCAATTTGCGAAGGTTCGTCATATTTCAAAACCGATTTTATCTATGGATTCATAATGGAGGAAATACTTAACGCTATggaaataatatagaaaaaaaaatcgtcacTCGTCTAGTGCTAACACTCTACCTCTGtaagtttgtatttataaacgttGGTCTTAATGTTTTGTGTTAAGATTCCCAAATTGAGGAAATGTGTcattgattttatgtttataccGACACGTGCTATCTTTAGTCATCAGAGTTCCAGTTGCTTAATTTCGCTAAACACCTGGCAGATGTAGTCTTGCTACAGACCAGCTTTTACGTAGACCGCATCTTTTGTTTAGACTATCTttcatcttttttatattttgataatagcGCCCTTTATCGGATCCAAAACGTTCTTATTCTTCAAATTGAAATGGAACATTTAATGCTTTCGGAGATTAGCGTCTACAAAAATGAATTttcgtatattataaaaataccattaaaatTTCCAACTTTTCCCATGAAAACCTAAGATATCTACAGGAGGGAATCGCGTTTGAGTATAACTCGAGAAAGATAAGAGTTAAGTAAATCCTAATGCTTGATGAATAactttccattaaaaaaaaggaaatcagTTGGTTAGAACAGCCGCACGGACTCTTAATAGATTTcgtattttaattcatattagaTAAAACTGGATAAAATGGCCGTACCGGAGAGATAGccgataaaaaaaacacatttctcTTTCCAGACGAAACCATATTCTTGTACGCGTAGTCTGTAAAAATCACATTTAGTTCGAAACTAGGTTAAAAAGGAACAAAAAGTAAGTAAAATGTATCTAGAAGTGTGTTTTGGGTAAATAAAcagtttatgaaataaaatttagcaTAATATACTCAATATAGCGCCCTGGTTAGGTGGTTTCATATAATCGAAATATAGCGTGCAAACTAATCACGACATAATAACCAgtgataattttgtatattttatcattgtgttagaaaaatatttaatcaaatgtaaatttattattgagatttgcataataagtaaaatttctagaCGCTTGGTAcctttttgttattgctttgaatgacgagactagcttgccgttcgcctgatggtaagcgatacaaccgcccataaacagtaaaaacaccaacaTCTTCAATTGtcaagtattgcttggtattccactgtgctcgccattctgagacgtgagatgaaAAGTCtcatcatgtccagtagttacactggctacaatgtccttcaaaccggaacacaacagtgactacacactgctgtttggcagcagaaatagacattgctgtggtacctacccaggagaactctcacatatgagagacctacgacTAGTAATCACCAGTACCTTTCCCTATTctctgtttattttcttttgaggCTGGTAACTTAGATTGTATAGATTTACCTGTTTATTAATGTAGAACATAATTGTATTCAACATGATACCTATCTATTCTATGACATAAAGTTGTTAAGTGTACCTTATATTATTTAGAGTAACTCTTTTAAACCACAGACTTTTAAATACTACATTTCTTAAATCCGTTTTTTTAGACATCTATGTATAACTCTTACAGATTATAAACGGTAAACGGTaatgtacctatatataaatgaatattatgtcAGTTCTGCATGTTCTGATCATAAACTATTTTCTAATCTCATAGTTTTAATTCCAATGACTTCGTTATTTTACTTATTGTTCACTTATTAACCAAGTGTAATCGTAATCCATGCTTGGTACGCTGAGATCTCAGGTCAGCTCAAAAAGCTTCGAgaataaagaaaacagtttCAACTCCGAATCAAAACCTTAGCAGCATTATTTGCCTGGGAAAGCATGTAATGACGTTAGTCATGCACCTAATCCCTCTATGGTCATTTCGGAATGTTCATCGGAGTATAAGAGTGAAAGAAGACAGAGTGCATCTGTATAATACACAATCACTTGTGCATTATAGTGTGTCCTATTGCACTGGTTTACCTTTGTTAAGATTGGCTACCGTAGCCACAGTTTGCTTtatacgatttatttattttattcacctTGCTTCTAAGAAGGTTAAAGTGTGTTTAactattcaatataattatctatGGATAAATTAATCTTTCACTTCtattgttgtaaaaaataaacaaatttttaaagtcgactttattttcaagatattaatgactaacaaaatatattaacactCTTGAGTAAGGATTTTAATCTGGCTAGCAAATAACAGTCGATGGTGTCAATGTAGTTCACTGTGGAGGAGTTTATCTCCTGGAGGGCACCTTGGGGATGGAGTCTCCCTCCGCGTGGTAGCCGGTCTCATCGGCGTAGTATTTGATGACCTGCGGGTTGCCGTCGGGGTCGATGTACGAATATTGTCCGCGGACTACAACCACATTGTGAGGTTTGTTTTCTTCGTCCAAAGCTTCTTTTATCTCTCCAGTTTCATCACGCGATATGCCATCCTCCGTTTCGAACCTGAGAATGTGaaagattaaaaaacataaagttttgtagaaaaggtatttttaagattttcacTTGAAAtagaaaactttaataaaagaatatgttGTGTTGGATCTCAATACGGAAATAACTATTAACTCTCCTCTTGTTACTAATTGTGAAC
Coding sequences:
- the LOC115444655 gene encoding larval cuticle protein 16/17; amino-acid sequence: MKLIILVALALAAGVVANEPEPPKILRSEYDQKPEGSYVFGFETEDGISRDETGEIKEALDEENKPHNVVVVRGQYSYIDPDGNPQVIKYYADETGYHAEGDSIPKVPSRR
- the LOC115444654 gene encoding larval cuticle protein 16/17-like; this encodes MKLIILVTLALAAVVVANEPEPPKILRSEFDQKPEGSYVFGFDTEDGISRDETGEVKEALDEENKPHSVVVVRGQYSYVDPDGNPQVIKYYADETGYHAEGDSIPKVPSRR